ATACCCGGATGGGGCGGTGGGATGCCATCTTCTTTGTGGACAACCCGAACCCCAAGGAGCGGCTGCATATCCTGGGGATCTACTGCGAAGCATTTAAGGAAAAGACCTCTCCCAAAAACATCCCGGCCCCAGAGGACCTGGAGGGTTACAGCGGCGCTGAAATCCGGCAGGTGGCCATCGAGGCCGCTTACAACGGCCAGGATCTGGAAGCCGCGACCCGCTTCGTCATCCCTATAAGTAAAAGCCAAAAAGCCCAGATGGACGCTTTGAGAGAATGGGCCCGGGCCCGGACCATCCCGGCCAGCCGGCCGGTCCTGGAGAAAGTCGGTAAGCGGAGGGTATCGCTATGATGGCCGTGGAAATCAGCCCGGAAACCACTGTGATGGTGGAAGTGCCGGTCCCGATCAGACTCCCCAAGTGGCTCTGGACCATTATTTATGCCCGGGCCAAGGCGTTGCATGGGGGCGACCTGGAGTGCTGCCTTAACCAACTCTTACAGGTAGGGATACAAACGGAGATCAAAATCATGGGCGCGGTCGGCCCCGGAGAGAGGAACTGATGAGCCACTACAGTGAAGTTAAGATCGAATTCCGGGATGGGGCGGCTCTGGTGGCCGGCCTGAATCGTTTAGGGTTCCAGGGAAAGGTGGAGATCCACCAGGAAGCCAAATCTCTTTACGGTTACCAAGGTGACCGGAGAGAACAGCAGGCCCATATCATCATCCGGCGCCAGCATGTCGGCCAGGCAGCCAACGACCTCGGTTTTCAGCGGCAATCGGATGGCACTTACCGGGCCTGGATCTCCGAATATGACCAGAACCACAACGGCTATAACGACTCCTGGATGGGGAGGCTCAAGCAAGCTTACGGGGTAGAAAAGGCCAAGGCCGAAGCCAAGAAAAAAGGCTACCGGGTCACTGAAGAAAAACGAGACGATGGCCTTATCCGGCTGGTCTGCAGGAGATAGGGTATGGCGACAGAAATTATCTTGGACTTTGCCCCTGACGGCGAGGTCAAAATGGAAGGCAAAGGATTTCAGGGCAAGGGTTGCGATGAAGCCATGGGCCACTTCGAGCAAGCCCTGGGCGTGGTGGCCAACCGCAAGAACAAACCGGAATATTCCCAAGGAGTAAAGACCAATGCCAGTCAGCGAGCTTGAAATCGATATCTCGGAGGACGGCACCGCTTCTACCGATTGGTGGACCAAAGAGGCTGCCGAAATCCTCTCTTTCCTGGGGCCCGCGGCGCCAGGCTTCGAAGAACTCAATCAAAATCCCTGGTGTGGGTGAGGAGGAAGACAATGGTACGAGTGGTCATCACCATGGAAGGGGGGCTGATTCAACACGTCATGTCCGACCAGGAGGGTGTCGAGGTTATGGTCCTGGATTTCGATACTGAAGGCGGAGACGACGAGCGCATCAAGGAATTTGAGGGAAATCCTGTTTATGTCTTTCAAGGGGTGGACGACGTGGACCCCGCTCGGGTCGATGAAATCGAAGCAGCCCTCTTTAAGTAAACCCTCACTCTTTTCCATAGCCGGGACGGCGGCGCCCTTCCTGTTTTGATGAACCCCTCCAAGAACGACTTGACAATACACCATAAAGGTGTAATAATATCTCACCTAGAAGATGTGAATTATGACGGAGAAACGCCAACCTACTTACGACCTTGAGGCATTCAAGGCTGCTTTTAGCAGCGTGGAGAGACTGGCCGTTACCGGCACGGCGCTAAGAAGCGCCGCCGCTCTGGGATTTGGCCGCACTGAGATCGTGGCAACGATCCAGACCATGAAACGGGAGCATTTTTACAAGTCCATGACGGCCTATGCCGATTACCGGCTTTGGCAGGATGTGTACCACGTTCCCTCATCGGTTGGTGTGCTGTATGTTAAGTTTACCGCCGATGTTTTAACCAAGTTTTTGTTGCTCTCCTTCAAGGAGAAAGAAAATGACCGCTAATCCCAAATGTCCGAAGACGGGTGCGCTGATGCACCGCAGCGTGCGCCCCATGACTTTGACCTATAAGGAGGAGTCGATCACCTTCGACATGCCCGGTTGGTATTGTGACGAGTGTGATGAGAGCATTCATACCGGCAAGGATATGAGGGTATCCGATCGCATGTTGAATCGGCTTAAGGCACGCAGCGAGGGCTTGCTTGAGCCGGAGGAGATTCGGCAAATTCGCAAGAAACTTCGGCTTTCTCAGGAGGCTGCCGGGCTGCTGATAGGCGGAGGCCCGCGGGCCTTCCAGAAATACGAAAGCGGGGACCTGCTGCCAAGCCGGGCAGTAAGCAGCGCCTTGGTTCTTCTCGATCATGACCCCAAGGCAATAGCGGTTCTAAAGAGGCGGCATGAAACCAACAAGGTCCCTGTCCCGTCACACGCCGAGCCGCACCCCTCGTAAGTGATTGGCGGAGCTTGGCTG
This region of Desulfobaccales bacterium genomic DNA includes:
- a CDS encoding type II toxin-antitoxin system MqsR family toxin: MTEKRQPTYDLEAFKAAFSSVERLAVTGTALRSAAALGFGRTEIVATIQTMKREHFYKSMTAYADYRLWQDVYHVPSSVGVLYVKFTADVLTKFLLLSFKEKENDR
- a CDS encoding DUF2997 domain-containing protein, producing the protein MATEIILDFAPDGEVKMEGKGFQGKGCDEAMGHFEQALGVVANRKNKPEYSQGVKTNASQRA
- a CDS encoding type II toxin-antitoxin system MqsA family antitoxin, which produces MTANPKCPKTGALMHRSVRPMTLTYKEESITFDMPGWYCDECDESIHTGKDMRVSDRMLNRLKARSEGLLEPEEIRQIRKKLRLSQEAAGLLIGGGPRAFQKYESGDLLPSRAVSSALVLLDHDPKAIAVLKRRHETNKVPVPSHAEPHPS
- a CDS encoding DUF1257 domain-containing protein, which encodes MSHYSEVKIEFRDGAALVAGLNRLGFQGKVEIHQEAKSLYGYQGDRREQQAHIIIRRQHVGQAANDLGFQRQSDGTYRAWISEYDQNHNGYNDSWMGRLKQAYGVEKAKAEAKKKGYRVTEEKRDDGLIRLVCRR